Proteins encoded within one genomic window of Halobacteroides halobius DSM 5150:
- a CDS encoding ABC transporter permease → MSVEKSTVKENINGEGIEWKELLFDKLGPLLGLILLMGILSVASPYFLSISNLMNVAQQASINALIASGELLAILIAGIDLSVGSVLALSICVGGVAIKAGVSPLVGILIILATGALVGTINGLLLTKLNLPHPFISTLGMMNIARGLALIVTDSSPVSGFSDVITFIGVGQVGIVPFSVILVLIMAVIFYYFLNKTSLGRHIYAVGGNIEAARLSGINTDKVRTIVFTIAGLMAAMGGLVLMGRVNSAYPLAGLKYELNAIAAVIIGGASFFGGIGTIWGTMIGAMIIAVIRNGLNLLGVSADIQTVVIGVVIIAAVYVDVLRQRDNE, encoded by the coding sequence ATGTCAGTTGAAAAAAGCACAGTTAAAGAGAATATAAATGGAGAAGGGATTGAATGGAAGGAGTTATTATTTGATAAATTAGGTCCTTTATTAGGATTGATTTTATTAATGGGGATATTATCAGTAGCTAGTCCATATTTTTTAAGTATAAGTAATTTAATGAATGTGGCTCAACAAGCAAGTATTAATGCACTTATAGCTTCTGGAGAGTTATTAGCAATTTTAATTGCAGGAATTGATTTATCTGTTGGTTCAGTATTAGCTTTATCAATTTGTGTAGGAGGAGTTGCTATTAAAGCTGGGGTTTCTCCATTAGTGGGAATACTTATTATTCTAGCAACGGGTGCTTTGGTGGGAACAATTAATGGATTACTTTTAACTAAGTTAAATTTACCACACCCATTTATTTCAACTTTGGGAATGATGAATATTGCACGTGGTTTGGCTTTGATAGTTACTGATTCTTCTCCAGTTTCAGGTTTTTCAGATGTAATTACCTTTATTGGAGTTGGGCAAGTTGGGATAGTTCCATTTAGTGTTATTTTAGTATTAATTATGGCAGTAATCTTTTACTATTTTTTAAATAAAACTAGTTTAGGACGACATATTTATGCTGTTGGCGGAAATATTGAAGCAGCTAGACTTTCTGGTATTAATACTGATAAAGTAAGAACTATTGTATTTACAATTGCAGGTTTGATGGCTGCGATGGGGGGACTGGTATTAATGGGAAGAGTAAATTCTGCTTATCCTTTAGCTGGATTAAAGTATGAACTAAATGCTATTGCTGCTGTAATTATTGGAGGTGCAAGTTTTTTTGGTGGAATTGGTACTATCTGGGGTACTATGATTGGTGCTATGATTATAGCGGTTATTAGAAATGGATTAAATTTATTGGGAGTTTCTGCAGATATTCAGACAGTAGTTATTGGAGTGGTAATTATTGCTGCTGTTTATGTAGATGTATTACGACAAAGAGATAACGAATAA
- the iolC gene encoding 5-dehydro-2-deoxygluconokinase produces MNNLVFNEKKKRDFIAIGRIGVDLNANEIHRPMEETETFTKYVGGSPANISIGMARLGMDTGFIGKVSEDQFGNYILNYFEQDGIDTSNIVIDQEGAMTGLAFTEIKSPTDCSILMYRDNVADLKIDPQDIDEEYIRNSKVLQVSGTALSKSPSREAVFLAIDYARKHDTVVVFDIDYRPYSWRSEEETAIYYSLAAEKSDVIIGSREEFNIVESLTMPKNENDQATAQHWFDYNAQIVVVKHGKEGSTAYTKEGESYDIKPFPVEVVKTFGGGDAYASAFIYGLMQNWDIDKCLEFGSASAAMLVASHSCSDAMPTVEEIEVFIKEKKEEYGERVAST; encoded by the coding sequence ATGAATAACTTAGTTTTTAATGAGAAAAAAAAGAGAGATTTTATAGCGATAGGTAGAATTGGTGTAGATTTAAACGCTAATGAGATTCATAGACCCATGGAAGAAACAGAAACATTTACTAAATATGTAGGTGGTTCGCCGGCTAATATTAGTATTGGAATGGCAAGGTTAGGAATGGATACAGGATTTATTGGTAAAGTTTCAGAGGATCAATTTGGTAACTATATTTTAAATTATTTTGAACAAGATGGAATAGATACTTCAAATATAGTTATTGATCAGGAAGGTGCAATGACTGGTTTAGCTTTTACAGAGATTAAGAGTCCTACAGATTGTAGTATTTTGATGTATCGAGATAATGTAGCAGATTTAAAGATTGACCCGCAAGATATTGATGAAGAATATATTAGAAACAGTAAGGTGTTACAAGTATCTGGAACTGCTTTATCTAAAAGCCCTTCTCGAGAGGCAGTATTTTTAGCTATTGATTATGCAAGAAAACATGATACCGTTGTTGTCTTTGATATTGATTATCGACCATATTCTTGGAGATCTGAGGAAGAAACTGCTATTTATTATAGTTTAGCAGCAGAAAAGAGTGATGTGATTATTGGTTCTCGAGAAGAATTTAATATAGTAGAGAGTTTGACTATGCCAAAGAATGAGAATGATCAGGCTACTGCTCAGCATTGGTTTGATTATAATGCTCAGATAGTAGTAGTTAAACATGGTAAGGAAGGCTCTACAGCTTATACTAAAGAAGGAGAAAGTTATGATATTAAACCATTCCCAGTAGAAGTAGTAAAGACATTTGGTGGTGGAGATGCTTATGCTTCAGCCTTTATCTATGGTTTAATGCAGAATTGGGATATAGATAAGTGTCTTGAATTTGGAAGTGCCTCAGCAGCTATGTTAGTTGCTAGCCATAGTTGTTCAGATGCTATGCCAACAGTCGAAGAAATTGAAGTGTTTATTAAAGAGAAGAAGGAAGAATATGGGGAAAGGGTTGCTAGCACATAG